Part of the Polyangiaceae bacterium genome is shown below.
CGTGTCGTGTTCGGGCCACATTGGTGACCCGCCCGGTACGTTGTCCGAAGCCGCGGCGCCAATGTGCGTTGGAATCGTTCCTGGCAAATCGCCCATTCGGCGAATGACCCGGTTCGAGTACAACAACACGGTTCGCGATTTGCTCGGGGACGATACGGAGCCTGCGGCGAATTTCGTGCCCGAGGAAGAAGCCATGGGCTTCGACAACCAGGCCGTTGCGCTTGGCGTCACGCAGATTCTTGCTGAGCAGTACATGGTGGCAAGCGAAAAAATTGCGGCGCGCGCCGTGGAAAAGCTCGATACGCTCTTGCCTTGTCAACCCGTCGCGGGTGAAGAAAAAGCGTGCGCCGCAGCGTTCATTGAACAATTCGGCCGCCGTGCCTATCGAAGGCCGCTTTCGAGCGACGAAGTTTCGCGCCTTTTGGCCGTGTACGAGTGGGGTTTTACCGAAGCGGGTTTTACGCGAGGCATCGAGCTCGTGCTTCAGGCAATGCTTCAGTCTCCGCACTTCTTGTACCGTGTCGAGTTCGGTATGCCGGACATCGTCGAAAAGGACATCGTGCTCTTGTCGCCGCACGAGGTCGCGTCGCGCCTGTCCTACATGTTATGGTCATCGATGCCCGATGCCGAGCTTTTTGCGGCGGCGGACGAGGGGCGTCTCGGGACGTCGGAAGAAATCGAAATGCAGGCGCGGCGCATGCTCGACGACCCGCGCGCGCGACAAGCCGTCGCAAACTTCAATGCCCAATGGCTCGGTTTGTCGCACCTTGACAACATCACCAAAAATTCCACGACGTATCCCAAGTATGACGAAGGCCTTCGTCCACTATGGCGTGCCGAAACGCTCGCGTTCCTCGAGGATGTGATTTTCGAAGGCGCGGGCGACGTGGGGACGATGTTTACGGCAACGCATTCCGTCATGAATGCCGAGCTTGCGGCGTTTTACGGCATATCGGGTGGTCCATCGACGGATGCATTCGAGCGCGTGGAGCTCGATCCAGAGCGCAGTGCAGGCATATTGACGCATGCGGGCGTATTGGCGGCGACGAGCAAACCTGCTGAAAGCTCGCCCGTGCATCGCGGAAAATTCGTACGCGAGCGGCTTTTGTGTCAGATTTTGCCGCCTCCTCCGAACAACGTCGTCGTTACGCCGCCGCCGGTCGACCCCAACTTGACGACGCGGGAACGTTACACCGAACATTTCAAAAACTCAGCGTGTTCGGGGTGTCACGTCAAAATGGATCTCATTGGATTCGGCTTCGAGCATTACGATGGGATTGGGCTCTGGCGGGATACCGAAAACAATTTGCCCATCGACGACAGCGGGGAGCTCGTCGACACACGCAACATCGACGGTCCTTTCGAGGGTGTGGTCGAGCTTGGAAAGAAGCTCGCCGAGAGTGAAGAAGCGCGGCAATGCGTGGCGACGCAATGGTTCCGTTATGCGTATGGCCGAGTCGAAGGCGCGGACGACTATTGTTCCATGGATATGCTGCAGAAAACGTTTGCAGCCAAAGGTTTCGACGTGAAAGAGCTTCTCGTTGCGCTTACTCAAACGGATGCGTTCCGGTATCGCCGGGCGGTTACGGTGCAAACGCCATGAAACTCGAGAAACTAAGTCGTCGCGCAGTCCTTCGGGGGCATGGGCGGGGTGGCCATCGGATTGC
Proteins encoded:
- a CDS encoding DUF1592 domain-containing protein, which translates into the protein MILQVASGSLILGALVSCSGHIGDPPGTLSEAAAPMCVGIVPGKSPIRRMTRFEYNNTVRDLLGDDTEPAANFVPEEEAMGFDNQAVALGVTQILAEQYMVASEKIAARAVEKLDTLLPCQPVAGEEKACAAAFIEQFGRRAYRRPLSSDEVSRLLAVYEWGFTEAGFTRGIELVLQAMLQSPHFLYRVEFGMPDIVEKDIVLLSPHEVASRLSYMLWSSMPDAELFAAADEGRLGTSEEIEMQARRMLDDPRARQAVANFNAQWLGLSHLDNITKNSTTYPKYDEGLRPLWRAETLAFLEDVIFEGAGDVGTMFTATHSVMNAELAAFYGISGGPSTDAFERVELDPERSAGILTHAGVLAATSKPAESSPVHRGKFVRERLLCQILPPPPNNVVVTPPPVDPNLTTRERYTEHFKNSACSGCHVKMDLIGFGFEHYDGIGLWRDTENNLPIDDSGELVDTRNIDGPFEGVVELGKKLAESEEARQCVATQWFRYAYGRVEGADDYCSMDMLQKTFAAKGFDVKELLVALTQTDAFRYRRAVTVQTP